Proteins encoded in a region of the Fusibacter sp. A1 genome:
- a CDS encoding ABC transporter permease: MEINRERITLGDRWKKLASSSTFPRMIITLFFGLVCIMAIAQGLQFPQLMSSSLGRFGMNAILVLAMVPAIQSGIGPNFGLPLGIITGLLGALISVQLGFTGIFGFAAAQAIALPFSIGVGILFGMMLNRVKGSEMIVSTYTGFAVVSLMSIGWIFLPFTDARMKWPLGPGLRNVISLDGVYAGILNDAFSLKFLTEKASGKMIVLFNQTESYLTQNYDSTLYVNNFNIPFLLIAVVFFACYLMWLFTKSRTGMMLKAAGDNPRFAKANGINVDKYRVLGTTLSTVLAGAGIIVFSQSYGFMQLYQAPLMAAFPAVAAILIGGASAKHAKISHVLIGAFLFQGLLTISLPVANAMYPEGNLSEILRMIVQNGVILYALTKVGGES; encoded by the coding sequence GTGGAAATTAATCGTGAACGAATCACACTTGGTGACAGGTGGAAAAAACTGGCCTCTAGCTCGACTTTCCCGAGAATGATCATTACCCTATTCTTTGGATTAGTGTGCATTATGGCGATAGCTCAAGGGCTTCAGTTTCCACAATTGATGTCTAGCTCTCTTGGACGTTTTGGCATGAATGCAATTTTAGTGCTTGCGATGGTACCGGCGATTCAGTCGGGTATCGGACCTAACTTCGGACTACCCCTTGGTATCATCACAGGACTACTTGGTGCGCTTATCAGCGTTCAGCTAGGCTTTACCGGGATTTTCGGATTTGCGGCGGCTCAAGCGATCGCCCTACCTTTTTCGATTGGAGTAGGTATCCTGTTCGGTATGATGCTCAATCGTGTAAAAGGCTCTGAGATGATCGTATCCACTTATACTGGCTTCGCAGTGGTTTCACTCATGAGTATCGGTTGGATTTTCCTTCCCTTCACAGATGCTAGAATGAAATGGCCTTTAGGACCTGGTTTAAGAAACGTCATCTCTCTTGACGGCGTCTATGCTGGAATTCTGAATGATGCCTTTTCACTGAAGTTCCTTACTGAAAAAGCGTCAGGTAAGATGATAGTGCTCTTTAACCAGACGGAATCCTATTTGACACAAAACTATGATTCGACACTGTATGTGAACAACTTCAATATTCCGTTTTTACTGATCGCTGTCGTGTTCTTCGCATGTTACCTGATGTGGCTGTTTACAAAATCAAGAACAGGCATGATGCTTAAAGCTGCTGGTGACAATCCGAGATTTGCTAAGGCGAACGGAATCAATGTAGACAAATACAGAGTGCTTGGAACGACACTTTCTACGGTGCTTGCTGGTGCTGGAATCATCGTATTTTCGCAAAGCTACGGCTTTATGCAGTTGTATCAGGCACCGCTTATGGCGGCGTTCCCGGCTGTTGCTGCGATACTGATCGGTGGAGCGAGTGCGAAGCATGCGAAAATATCACATGTTTTGATCGGGGCTTTCCTGTTCCAAGGTCTTCTGACTATTTCGCTACCGGTTGCCAATGCGATGTATCCTGAAGGAAACTTATCAGAAATCCTCAGAATGATCGTTCAGAACGGCGTAATTCTTTATGCGCTGACTAAAGTAGGAGGGGAGAGCTAA
- a CDS encoding ABC transporter permease yields the protein MSEFVSVPSKELSFKTKVKNFVMHHIVMLIFLTICIAGIILANQSPFYLVSQLLERISRNTFLVLALIIPVIAGMGLNFSIIIGAMAGQIAVVIAKNFGFGGVGGMIFVMAVAVPIAILFGILIGKLLNKTRGQEMIASMIVGFFANGLYQLLFLVFVGLIIPMKNTDILLRTGVGLRNTVDLAGKNPVNDIGLTSDGLKYSIDSIWKMGIFNIMFFVGLVVFLFALGSMFRNNIAAALRLKEDHLITRILTPSKEKSKNVQIIGMAIAAFFAIWGFVVHYLKIGSPDILMIRSLKFPIVTAILIGLVALFNVIIQKTKLGQDFRTVGHDQHVAKISGIQVDKVRVVAITISTVLAAWGQIILLQNVGVLNTYGSHMTIGLFSVAALLVGGASVSKATNGQAFLGVLLFHTLFIVSPTAGKNLFGDPQIGEFFRAFVAYGVIGLSLGLYAWKRAMAKRSA from the coding sequence ATGTCTGAATTTGTGAGTGTGCCATCAAAAGAGCTTTCTTTTAAAACTAAAGTAAAAAATTTCGTGATGCACCATATCGTGATGTTGATTTTCCTGACCATCTGTATCGCAGGTATCATCTTGGCGAATCAGTCTCCTTTTTACCTGGTGAGCCAGCTGCTTGAGCGTATTTCAAGGAATACCTTCCTTGTACTTGCACTAATTATCCCGGTAATCGCAGGGATGGGGCTCAACTTCAGTATCATCATCGGTGCCATGGCGGGGCAGATCGCTGTGGTGATCGCCAAAAACTTCGGTTTTGGCGGTGTCGGAGGCATGATCTTCGTTATGGCGGTTGCCGTTCCGATCGCTATTCTTTTCGGTATCCTGATCGGAAAACTGCTTAACAAGACACGTGGCCAGGAGATGATTGCAAGTATGATCGTCGGATTCTTTGCCAATGGATTGTATCAGCTGCTGTTTTTAGTATTCGTGGGACTTATCATTCCGATGAAGAACACGGATATCCTGTTGAGAACGGGAGTGGGCCTAAGAAATACGGTTGACCTTGCAGGTAAAAATCCTGTGAACGATATCGGTCTGACCAGCGACGGATTGAAGTATTCTATCGATTCCATCTGGAAGATGGGAATATTCAATATCATGTTCTTTGTGGGTTTGGTAGTATTCCTGTTCGCACTTGGATCAATGTTTAGAAATAACATTGCAGCTGCGCTAAGGCTTAAAGAGGATCATCTGATCACTCGAATCCTGACTCCTTCTAAAGAAAAATCAAAGAACGTTCAAATCATCGGTATGGCAATAGCCGCATTTTTCGCAATCTGGGGATTTGTCGTTCACTATTTGAAGATCGGATCACCGGACATCCTTATGATCAGATCGCTGAAGTTTCCGATTGTAACTGCTATCCTGATCGGTCTTGTTGCCTTATTTAATGTTATTATCCAAAAGACAAAGCTCGGCCAGGACTTTAGAACGGTAGGGCATGATCAGCACGTCGCGAAGATATCGGGTATTCAAGTTGATAAGGTGCGTGTCGTAGCGATTACGATTTCGACTGTGCTTGCGGCATGGGGACAAATCATTCTTCTACAAAATGTAGGTGTGTTAAATACCTACGGTTCGCATATGACCATCGGTCTTTTCTCTGTAGCGGCACTTCTTGTAGGTGGAGCATCGGTTTCTAAAGCGACGAACGGTCAGGCGTTTTTAGGTGTGCTTTTGTTCCATACCCTGTTCATCGTTTCGCCGACAGCCGGCAAGAACCTGTTTGGAGATCCTCAGATAGGAGAATTCTTCAGGGCCTTTGTCGCTTATGGAGTCATCGGCTTATCGCTTGGTCTTTATGCATGGAAAAGGGCGATGGCCAAAAGAAGTGCATGA
- the infC gene encoding translation initiation factor IF-3: protein MNKKFDRRPPAKKDNTELNEDIRDREVRLIGADGEALGIVDGREALRLAQEQKLDLVKIAPTAKPPVCKIMDYGKHRYEKQKKEKEARKKQKTVTLKEVRLSLNIEKNDMETKAKNAIKFLQAGDKVKVSLRLRGREMANAGAATEVINRFLEAVGEDLATLDARPKLEGRSVIAILLPKN, encoded by the coding sequence ATTAACAAGAAATTTGATCGTAGACCACCAGCAAAAAAAGATAACACAGAGCTTAACGAAGATATTCGTGACAGAGAAGTACGTCTGATTGGTGCGGATGGAGAAGCATTAGGGATTGTTGATGGGCGTGAAGCGCTTCGCTTAGCACAAGAACAAAAGCTTGACCTTGTAAAAATTGCACCAACAGCAAAACCTCCAGTTTGTAAAATCATGGATTACGGTAAACACCGCTATGAGAAGCAAAAGAAGGAAAAAGAAGCGCGCAAGAAGCAGAAGACTGTCACTCTTAAAGAAGTCAGACTTTCGCTAAATATTGAAAAGAACGACATGGAAACAAAAGCTAAAAACGCAATTAAGTTTCTACAAGCTGGCGATAAAGTAAAAGTATCACTAAGACTTCGTGGTCGTGAAATGGCTAACGCTGGTGCCGCTACTGAAGTAATCAACAGATTCCTTGAAGCTGTTGGTGAAGATTTAGCAACACTTGACGCTAGACCTAAACTTGAAGGACGTAGTGTAATCGCTATTTTATTACCAAAGAACTAA
- the rpmI gene encoding 50S ribosomal protein L35, with product MPKMKTHRGAAKRVRKTGSGKLKRSHAFTSHILTKMTTKRKRKLRKSGMISKGDMKRVKTLVPYL from the coding sequence ATGCCAAAAATGAAAACACATAGAGGTGCTGCAAAGCGCGTTAGAAAAACTGGTTCAGGAAAATTAAAACGCTCTCACGCATTCACTAGTCATATCTTAACTAAAATGACTACTAAAAGAAAAAGAAAACTTAGAAAATCAGGAATGATTTCTAAAGGCGACATGAAACGTGTAAAAACATTGGTTCCATATTTATAG
- the rplT gene encoding 50S ribosomal protein L20: MPRIKGAVNAKKKHKRILKMAKGYYQLKSKVFRSANPQVLRALRSAFIGRKLKKREFRKLWITRINAAVRPHGLSYSKFMHGLKLADVNINRKMLSEVAIHDAEGFAKLVETAKAKLG; this comes from the coding sequence ATGCCAAGAATTAAAGGCGCGGTAAACGCGAAGAAAAAACATAAAAGAATACTTAAGATGGCTAAAGGTTACTACCAGTTAAAGTCAAAAGTATTTAGATCTGCTAACCCACAAGTACTAAGAGCCTTAAGATCTGCTTTCATCGGTAGAAAACTTAAGAAACGTGAGTTCAGAAAACTTTGGATCACTCGTATCAACGCTGCAGTTAGACCACACGGCTTGTCTTACTCAAAATTCATGCACGGTCTTAAGCTTGCTGATGTAAACATCAACAGAAAAATGCTTTCAGAAGTGGCTATCCACGACGCTGAAGGTTTTGCAAAACTTGTTGAAACTGCAAAAGCTAAATTAGGTTAG
- a CDS encoding TrkH family potassium uptake protein, translating into MSIVSLIERSKLKPAQVFVVGFAAIIMIGAILLNLPIVTVSGERIGFVNALFTATSAVCVTGLVVVDTGTYWNVFGQSIILLLIQIGGLGFMTMATLISLLIGRRISLQGRLLMQESLNHFNISGVVRLTKYVVLMTFLIEAVGAFLLSFKFIPLFGRSKGIFLSVFHAVSAFCNAGFDLMGNFTSLTGFVDDVFVNTVISLLIIIGGLGFAVILDLLKSRSVKRLSLNTKLVLSTSAVLLLAGFVLTLIFEWTNPGTLGTLSLKGKALGAMFVSVTTRTAGFNTVPMELLRPSTLILAMALMFIGGSPGSTAGGIKTTTIALVFYTIYSVTQGKQDTEVFRRRINRDAINRALAVLGIGITVVVIVMMVLSFTEHGQSLTSIMFETFSAYGTVGLSIGLSGKLSLFGKLIVAGTMFMGRLGGLTIVFALANRQRAHTANLKYPEEKVTVG; encoded by the coding sequence ATGAGTATTGTAAGTCTAATAGAAAGATCCAAACTGAAGCCGGCACAGGTTTTTGTCGTGGGCTTCGCAGCAATTATAATGATAGGAGCGATACTGCTCAATTTACCTATAGTCACGGTGTCCGGTGAAAGAATAGGTTTTGTCAACGCGCTGTTCACTGCCACATCGGCCGTGTGTGTGACAGGTCTTGTAGTCGTGGACACAGGGACTTACTGGAATGTGTTCGGGCAAAGTATCATTCTTCTTCTGATACAGATAGGCGGGCTTGGTTTCATGACCATGGCGACCCTGATTTCATTACTGATCGGCAGACGAATCTCGCTGCAGGGCAGGTTGCTGATGCAGGAATCCCTGAACCACTTTAACATATCAGGTGTCGTACGTCTGACAAAATATGTCGTTTTGATGACCTTTTTGATTGAAGCGGTGGGCGCCTTCTTGCTCTCATTCAAGTTCATACCCTTGTTCGGCAGGTCGAAAGGGATCTTCCTTAGTGTGTTTCACGCGGTGTCGGCCTTCTGTAACGCCGGATTTGATCTTATGGGTAATTTTACAAGCTTAACCGGTTTTGTAGACGATGTGTTTGTCAACACGGTCATTTCCCTTTTGATCATCATCGGTGGTCTAGGATTCGCCGTGATTCTTGATCTTTTAAAGTCAAGAAGCGTGAAGCGGTTGAGTCTGAACACCAAACTGGTTCTTTCCACATCCGCAGTACTTCTTCTTGCAGGTTTTGTGCTGACCTTGATCTTTGAATGGACGAATCCGGGTACTTTGGGTACACTTTCACTTAAAGGTAAGGCGCTCGGTGCGATGTTCGTCTCTGTGACGACTCGAACAGCCGGGTTCAACACGGTTCCGATGGAACTTTTAAGACCGAGCACCCTTATTCTCGCGATGGCGCTGATGTTTATCGGGGGTTCGCCCGGTTCGACTGCGGGTGGTATCAAGACCACTACGATAGCCCTTGTGTTCTATACGATCTATTCGGTTACACAGGGTAAGCAGGATACCGAGGTGTTTAGAAGAAGAATCAACAGAGATGCGATAAACAGGGCTCTTGCAGTGCTGGGTATAGGTATCACAGTCGTAGTCATCGTCATGATGGTCCTGTCCTTCACAGAACACGGGCAGTCACTGACGAGCATCATGTTTGAAACGTTTTCGGCGTATGGAACGGTTGGGCTTTCGATCGGTCTGTCCGGAAAATTATCACTGTTTGGAAAACTGATTGTTGCGGGTACGATGTTCATGGGAAGACTCGGTGGACTTACAATCGTATTTGCACTTGCCAATAGACAAAGGGCCCATACGGCCAATTTAAAATATCCTGAAGAAAAAGTGACGGTAGGTTAG
- a CDS encoding TrkA family potassium uptake protein — protein MMKKQFVILGTGRFGSSIAMKLMDLGAEVMVVDKDEDIIQSMADKVTYAVQADVTDENSIQALGIRNFDTAVVTIGDDIQSSILVTLMVKELGLKRIIAKAQTELHAKVLYKIGADRVVFPEREMGIRVAKNLMSSNFMDFIELAPDYSIVEIAPLNDWLGQTLLSLDIRGKFGLNVMAIRKGTDINISVMANDVIEAGDIMVVIGHNDDLRKLEGN, from the coding sequence TTGATGAAAAAACAATTTGTAATTCTTGGAACAGGCCGATTCGGCTCGAGTATTGCCATGAAACTCATGGATCTAGGCGCTGAGGTGATGGTGGTGGATAAGGACGAGGACATCATTCAGAGTATGGCGGATAAGGTTACTTATGCTGTACAGGCCGATGTCACCGATGAAAACTCGATTCAGGCACTGGGTATCAGAAACTTTGATACTGCCGTCGTCACAATCGGTGACGATATCCAGTCGTCGATTCTTGTGACGCTGATGGTCAAGGAACTTGGACTCAAGAGGATCATCGCAAAAGCGCAAACGGAGCTTCATGCCAAGGTGCTTTATAAGATCGGCGCGGACCGTGTGGTCTTCCCTGAGCGTGAGATGGGCATCAGGGTCGCCAAGAACCTGATGTCGTCAAACTTCATGGATTTCATCGAACTCGCTCCCGATTACAGTATCGTTGAAATCGCGCCTCTTAACGATTGGTTGGGTCAAACACTCCTTAGCCTCGATATCAGAGGTAAGTTCGGCCTTAACGTCATGGCGATAAGAAAAGGAACCGACATCAACATTTCGGTGATGGCTAATGATGTCATCGAAGCCGGCGACATCATGGTTGTGATCGGACATAACGACGATTTGAGAAAATTGGAAGGAAACTGA
- a CDS encoding RNA methyltransferase — protein sequence MLIASNQNKQYKWLKSLTKKKYRERENVLLIEGRRMVQHALEVGIKPKLIAVSEAHQDEYADFSVDFVFKGDLFESITDTVNSQGILAVLELSVIEQLEKPEGRHVVVCDNIQDPGNLGTIIRTCDALGIYEVYLTKGCVDPYSAKVLRSTMGSLFKVSIFKNWDAVELMNLLHEHEYHVVATALKNSVSIVDFKPEDPVAIVFGNEGNGVSEEVLDLIDTAVHIPMVGSAESLNVGVAAGIALYHLNTYCAGKPTVL from the coding sequence ATGCTCATCGCCTCCAATCAGAATAAGCAGTACAAATGGCTGAAGTCATTGACTAAAAAGAAATACAGAGAACGCGAAAACGTGCTGCTCATAGAGGGACGCAGGATGGTGCAGCACGCGCTTGAGGTGGGAATAAAGCCTAAGTTGATTGCTGTAAGCGAAGCCCATCAAGACGAGTACGCTGATTTCAGTGTTGATTTTGTATTTAAAGGTGACTTGTTCGAGTCAATCACAGACACGGTCAATTCACAGGGCATCTTGGCTGTGCTCGAACTGTCTGTGATCGAACAGCTTGAAAAACCTGAAGGTAGACACGTGGTGGTCTGCGACAATATCCAGGACCCGGGAAACCTTGGAACGATCATTAGGACTTGTGATGCGCTTGGTATCTACGAAGTGTATCTGACCAAGGGCTGCGTGGATCCCTATAGCGCCAAGGTGCTCAGATCGACGATGGGGTCGCTCTTTAAGGTCTCGATATTTAAAAACTGGGATGCTGTCGAGCTGATGAACCTGCTTCATGAGCACGAGTACCATGTCGTCGCAACAGCCCTTAAGAACAGCGTTTCGATTGTCGATTTCAAGCCTGAAGACCCGGTCGCCATCGTCTTTGGTAACGAGGGCAACGGAGTCAGTGAGGAAGTGCTCGACTTGATTGATACTGCGGTGCATATTCCCATGGTAGGGAGTGCCGAATCGCTCAATGTAGGTGTGGCGGCAGGAATAGCGCTCTATCATCTAAATACGTATTGCGCAGGCAAACCGACTGTGCTATAA
- the pheS gene encoding phenylalanine--tRNA ligase subunit alpha, whose product MKERLEALLALAKVEIVSVEDSVTLQNFRVKFLGKKGELTAIMKEMGKLSSEERPVIGQVANEVRNGIEALIADKAEGIHKKELNAKFEGESLDVTLPAKQSQSGTFHPLYNVLDEIKSIFIGMGYGIAEGPEVETVYNNFDALNAPIDHPSRSESDTFYITDNLLLRTQTSPVQIRTMMNGEPPIKVISPGRCFRKDEIDATHSPMFHQIEGLMVAKDVTMSDLKGTLNTFVKELFGDNVRTKFRPHFFPFTEPSGEMDVSCFKCGGDGCRFCGGSGWIEILGCGMVHPNVLKECGIDPEIYTGFAFGMGLDRITMLKYEIDDIRHLFENDVRFLQQF is encoded by the coding sequence ATGAAAGAACGGTTAGAGGCACTTTTAGCACTTGCTAAAGTAGAAATCGTCAGTGTGGAAGATTCGGTTACGCTTCAGAACTTTAGGGTTAAGTTCTTAGGTAAAAAAGGCGAACTTACTGCGATTATGAAAGAAATGGGCAAACTTTCCAGTGAAGAACGCCCAGTCATCGGACAAGTGGCCAATGAAGTCAGAAACGGAATTGAAGCCCTTATCGCCGATAAGGCCGAGGGGATCCACAAGAAGGAGCTAAACGCGAAGTTTGAAGGCGAAAGCCTAGATGTGACGTTACCAGCAAAGCAAAGCCAGTCAGGCACCTTCCATCCCTTATATAATGTACTTGATGAGATCAAATCGATCTTTATCGGAATGGGCTATGGCATTGCCGAAGGCCCTGAAGTGGAGACGGTATACAATAATTTTGACGCGCTTAACGCACCGATAGACCATCCGTCACGCAGTGAGTCGGATACGTTTTATATCACGGACAACTTGCTTCTTAGGACGCAAACTTCTCCTGTGCAGATTCGTACGATGATGAACGGAGAGCCGCCGATCAAGGTGATCTCGCCAGGGAGATGCTTTAGAAAAGATGAAATCGATGCGACTCATTCACCGATGTTCCACCAGATAGAAGGTCTGATGGTAGCGAAAGATGTGACAATGAGCGATTTAAAAGGAACGCTGAATACTTTTGTAAAAGAACTGTTTGGTGACAATGTAAGAACAAAGTTCAGACCTCACTTTTTCCCGTTTACTGAGCCAAGCGGCGAAATGGACGTTTCGTGCTTCAAATGTGGTGGAGACGGATGCAGGTTCTGCGGCGGAAGCGGCTGGATCGAAATTTTAGGCTGCGGAATGGTTCACCCGAACGTGTTGAAGGAATGTGGTATCGACCCTGAGATCTACACGGGTTTCGCATTCGGAATGGGGCTTGACCGAATTACGATGCTTAAATACGAAATTGACGATATCAGACATCTGTTCGAGAACGATGTCCGTTTCTTACAACAATTTTAG